ACCCCAAAAGTCACCCACATCAGGTGCAAGCGTAACTGCCCGATTAAGCCAACTTCGTGCTTTATCCACCTTTCGATCAAGCCAAAACAATTTCCCAATAGCAGCAATAACATGTGGATCATGTTCACATTTTTTATACGCATCTGAACTTTTCGTTTTCCTTTGTGGTCTTGGTGCCATTTCAATCGAAGCAGCCCATAATATCCCACTATTAGGACACTCTTGTAACGCTTTCGCCATCAAACTCTCAGCTTCTTTTTTAGACCCATGTCTCGATTCCGCACGCACCGCAGCTAGCCATAATTCAGGGTTCTTCGGGTTCCTTTTTCTAGCCATGGTCAACACGGCTCGAACCTTACTTAACCCACTCATTCTTTCTTCAAGACTCGCAAGTGAAAGCCATAAAGGTGTTGAATTTGCACATTGTTTTAAACCCATTTCATAAACCTCTTTTGCTTGTTGTAACCGATTTAACCGTTCTTCTAACTGACCAAGCATCAACCATAACTTAAAAAAAGTAGGAAACAATCTCAACCCTTCATCAAGCAACCGTCTTTCTTCATCAACGTTCTTAAGTTCTCGTTCAACAACTGCTGACTTCATCCAAACTCTCTCGGTCCCACCTTCTTTTTCACGGGCTTTTGCAAGAAGCATGCGGGCCCGCTCGGGCTCGTTATTCTCAAACTCGAGCTTAAATGCAGCAAGCCAAATCTCTTCAGAATCGGGAATCGCAGCATACGCTTCTTGAAGAATCTTTCTAGCTGCGGGTACATCACCCGCAAGCCATTTTTCTTTCGCACCCATTAACCATAAAACCTCGGCTTGCGGTGTATACATAACCGCCTTCCTTAACAACGCATCTAAAGACTCGCGGGTCCCGTGCGCCTTTTCAAGTTGAGCCGCTTTAAGCCATATACTTTTCTTAGTCAAAAATACACCAAGTGCATGACTATATATTGCCCTAGCAGTTTCAATCGAACCCCGTTTCTTACATTCTTCTGCATCTGCAACCCACGTTACCTTACGATCTTCTTCTTCAACACCAATTCCAATCGTGTTACTAATGATCGCGTTACACGTTGCCACCGAACCCGATCGTTCGGCGGCTTCTGCGTCTTTCATCCAAGCTTCTCTATCAATCTCAACATGTTCTTTTTGCAAAGCCCGAATACCCCTTTCGATTATCTTCCCAACCATATTTACATTCCCGTTTGCTTCTTCAAGTTTAGCAGCTGTAATCCAAATTGCAGGTTCTTTAGGTAACTTTTCACGGGCCTTGTTCAACACCTTTTTTGCAGCATCGTATTTTTCTAAACGGGCCAACGCGAGCCATAACTCAACGTGTAACGGGCAACACTCAACGGCCCGTTGTAGCAACATTTTAGCATCTTCTTCATTAGCAAGTTCAACTACTGCTTTCCATAACCTAACTGAATCGGGTATATTTTCAAGACCTTTTCTCAAAACTTTACTTTTAAGACCAACATCGTGTTCCAATTTTGCAGCTTGCATCCAAAGTTTAACCGAATTTGGAATTGCCTTAACACCTTTAGCTATCACAGATCTAGCTTCATCGGGATTTGCTAAACGACACGCTTCGATCCATACGTCTTCGTTTTTCGGGCACTCATCGCAACCTTTTTTAATCAGATCACGTGCAACTTGAATCTTACCCGCTACTTCTTCTAATCTTGCAGCTGCAATCCAACCAGGCGGGTGTTTCGGGTTCGTTTGGATAACAGATTTCAACAATAATCTAGCTTTTTTAATATCTGATATCTCAGCATCACTAGTAATCTTCATACTTTTCAAATCAGTCAAATAACCTTTCGGGTCAACAACAGTCAACCCCGAAACAGAATCCGAAAGCCTGTCCAATTTCAAAGATAAAACCGTTCCTCTACCCTCACCAACAGCAGTCAAATCAGGCGTTTGAGAATAAGGCGTTTCGGTCCCACCAACCGCTCGACTTTTCGGGTCCAATGCAGTAACATGCTCTTTTTCTTGCCTAGCCTTTTCAAGTAAAGTATCGGGTACAGGCACATAACTTTCAAATCTCTTCTTTTTATTCCTAGATGAATAATCCCCAATTTCAGGAATACTATCCCATTCAGCAGCAGATAATGTCACCAATTTCCTCTTTAAATCAGCAAATTGTTCAGTAATTTTAGGGTTAGAAGCACGATACTTTTCGATTTCCTCTTTCAACCTAGCTTCCCTCCTATCTTTCCTTCTCGAATCCATCCTTTTATCAATCTCATCCCACACAGCATCAGCTTCTTTATCTTCTTCATCATATTCAGCAGAAGCAAACAAACCAACATCATTACCTTCAAACTCATCAAACTTCTGATTCTCATCGTATCCCTTATCCTCagcttcttcctcttcttcttcctcaCCGGGCCCTTTACCCCGGCCCCGACCAACCCCAGACGGACCTGCAGCAGCACCGACAGCCGCTGCAGACCGGTCAGGTAGGTCAGGTGCAGCACGGGCAGGACCAATATCAGAACGAGTAGTGAAACCAGTAGCACCACGACCTAAACCGGCTACATAATTCGGTGGTGGCCTGGTGTTTAAAAACTCCAATCGATTTTTCGGTGCAACAGGAGCTTGCATGATTCCTAATAACACAATAAACAAAACTATAAGTTAAAACTTCAAATCAAAGCTTAAATCACAGAAAACGATAATGATTATGAAACCCTAGATGCTCCTAATTAAGTAAACTTGGGTAATACGTCTATTATGTACATATATGTAACCCTAGATGAACAAAATTGAAAAAATTATGTGTATATGTAACCCTAGAATAGGAACAATTGTACAGTATTATttgatatgtgtatatgtatgtctATGTATGATAAAAGTAACCCTAAAGAACAAAATTAAGAACCTATACAAATAAATAACTGTAATTAAAGGGGAGAAATTGAATATGTAAATGAGAAATCACTGACCGGAGATGTTGATCTGAATTCCGGATTGTACGGAAAACTGATCGATTAGCCGAAACGGTATGATACGATGGCGCGATTTGGGAGATGAAATTAAGGGTGTGTTTGGATACTGGGATTTGTAGCAGGGTACAACAACGagaatataaaataaaaatgtaaTTCAAGTCGGTGTAAATGAGGCACCGCCCTAACCAACTTGTTGATTCGTTTAAAATTCAACGAGTTCGAACCTATGCTCGATTCGTTTCTAGCTTAATAAATTAAGTTTGAGCTTACAGGGTGGAGGTAGGATTTTAAATAAGCGGTGTCAGAAACTGATACAAAAATAAGGTAAAACGGTTATGTTTGATGTCTACTATGTTTTAGCGGAAACAAATGGTCACATGATTGACAATGACATGTTCCAATTAACTTCTTGATTTCGTCTCTTTAACTAGGGTCATATACAATATCTTTTTCTATTTGGAAAATCTGAAAGAAAATCTTTCAATAAAGAAATTGGTATTGGACACCGAACATCATGCTTGTATGCTCGTGTGTGATGCGTGGACACCGAACACTTAGGCAAACAAGCACGTTGTTAGTAGATACGCACTAAGTAATCTGCAACACACACGATGCGTGTTGCtcttttgtaacgaccctggattttccaacgtttacttattaataattattattaatacttgtgatttaatgaatgtattgtttatatacatttacttgttaccatacttgactttaaatgcccgaaacgtctttgtgacacacgaaactttcacgaataatattttcaaatattatttacattcatgattgatttttattaatcattttaattaactaaggttactagttaattacttgggctttagttggatttatttgttaatcacTTGAACTTGAGCTTTCATTAGTGTTAAttgacttaagagcccaccctactcacCTTAATGGATTTATTAGCCCATtactttcatgtaagtattacttaaggCTTAACTAGTTGATTAATGCatgaagaatctagttacttgcCTAGTTACACCATGTTCCCATGCAAGGCCACCTTATAACCACCTTTTAAAGACAATTACATGCATGAACTAGTAGACAAACTCCTTCCTCCTTTCCCTTGGTGAACCGTCGGCTCTCATAGGGGTATGAgggagttttttttttattttccttaTTACTCTTTCACTAAACTTCATTTCATTTTACTCTCACAAAATACTTCACACTTTTCTCTCAAGTTTCTCTCTCAAGTGTGAGTTCTTTAAcactttttcttctcttctttctttGCCTAAAACCGAAACCATaaacatctcatcatcatcattacttgttcttgcttaatgtttaattacttgtagtagttagttgtttgttgtttacttactaattattaagaatcaaacttgttagtttgattcttcatatcatcttgttcttacCAGACATACAAgagcataaactttctagtttatgttctacacttaatgttttaaagattataagttcatgagttgtaaaatcattacttgtgattcatgtttgtaaacttaaggtttacattcttaaagatcaagccttggcttgaatctttaaagtatgaacaaccatgacttgttacttgtttatttaagtttatttcTTCACTTGTTCATGTTTTAAATTTGTGAttatggttgttattggtcaagtgttactagttaactttgatctcatttttcttgaacaaaagttaacttgaaagttcaagaacatggaagtgtaactctttagttataacttcatatacttgtgaaggatctaagttctatagcttatggtctacttattttatcataaacaaaagcttgaaagcttacatgcactttacaagatgaaaatctaagttttgtaacttatggtttcattaaagtaaagattcaagtattattacttaggatttaacttaataactttagatctagacctttgggtcgtggatcttcaagatctaactaagaactatgttctacatcttaagatcttgattagttagtttactttcaagtttgtagttcaatattacttttatagttcatgtatgtgtcggatctaagattttgatgtaactttggttcatcaagctacttgcaacacttaaatgagttgtgctacatgtcttagacttacacaagtgttatgatggtcaaaccttggttaagatgatgcaaacacatcaacgagttgtacacttgaagctatatgcatcaaggatgagaaccgtgataagcatcgagcaccaagaacccaccggaacctactgtttactgttttctggaacagacccgagtacctgggctactgtaaagttgattttcagttagttctgttcgattagataatttttcatttaagactcatcttaatccgagttacggtttaggatctatggccctccgaatgtcactatgtccttttaacgttgtgctgaaaattctgacctactcgcacttaaaccgtcgccacggtcaaaagaagacgatttttcttctggaatttttaccacaattaaaggactcatatacggagccatgaccactggtctcaccttatttcattagttattgaggccgtggtgactgatccaagtcagcctttgttttaaactcttttcatgaacgaaacttactttacaccttttgtttgatgatgaatgatgatgacccttaagacctaatttacatacatttaaacctattgggatgatttactgacttagtaatatttgacttaggttgaggactttccggacctacgtacttgcttacttcccgactcgactttaccactactttaccactttgagttatagcattccctttttactttaactattttgggaactgtgaatacatgcgcattttacgttttacatactaggcgcgagtacttaaactttatatatgtgtgggactgtgggttatacaacgacataaacattccctttagctcggtaacgtttagtcattggtttttgaaccggtgaacgcgaatcttagatatggatccatagggtttgacatccccactcggactagtcgcgctagcatttaacgggtgtttaatacctcataaacatacgcacttgccaagtgtactttcagggggttataaacgttaagttagttaccaagtgcccacggttaaacatatactttatcatactgttttgaaacgctctttgtaggactgaaatctcgtggcctaccttacattactgttatacttaaactatagctcaccaacctttgtgatgacgtttttaagcatatttttctcaggtgcttaaggttgctagcttccgctgttgtactagtcttgctgtagacacccgctgctttagagatgtcactgcatgaatgttatattgcattcataaacattattacttttgaactatgatttgtaacgacctgagggtcacgtactatttctaattgcttctgttcattgaggcatacttatgatgtaaaacatttgacgttggttatgacgtcacctttaatcatgaatgcaaacttgttttgaaaacgcatatagtgtttgaccttgtaatgatcctgttgttgatggtccgtacatgttgatttagttcggggcgtcacatttggtatcagagcattggttgtagggaattaggttgcattagtgagtctggaccgacccgagtaggattcactaataggactaatctacaacttgctagtttacttgtttccgctgaacctactgcatgctgctgcttacttttactgctatatgccgtatgctacttgttttcactactgcatgctattgtctgctttcgattgcatgatacttgtcgttattgccatgctacttactgttacacatgatttagactgttgtagttacttggcctaatacgtgcttgctttatgacttactgacatggaaaatttatttttccttgttcagatgtcgggtattccacctgctatcattttgggcagcgattcagacacttcagccactttaCCTGCCACTGTTTTCGATCCCCCGATCCCGTCGGTAACACACTCTACCGACCCTGgtgcttcgtcctccggagctagtagtcatgcgcctgccccagtgggtactgcagacggagcccaggacctcccggagattccagctccacttgccccggtacctcaggagccacagcaccatcccggtggtgttgtgattcccgcggaatttgcggaaggtccattccgtaatcagtatcgccattggtgccgacgcgctcctgatggacgactcgtgtcgatcccgccttttagatacctacagatgatggccgcccgaggagagccagtacagccacccgtgcagccacctccacatgattcagatgacccgtcatccgatgactcatccacagacgactctagtgacaatgactccgacgaggaggatcctgatgatgcacctgtacagccaccctccaccccgctgaagaagcggtactgtttcgatggtaccatcattccagggattaatggaggtcgagaattcactgacgcatatggtcggcgtcgtagggttactgcccgtaagcggcttgtgccgtatcctgctgatcccttcatccgtaagccttaccgctttgcagcctctacttctggagccggaccgtctgcaccaccagctcgaccagcaccacccgtactgactgcaccgcctgccccaccatctcccactgtcgaggaactgacaagggaggtggagatcctccgtgctcgggtagctgagctcgaggaccagatgccccacgtattggacatcctacacccaccttcaccgtaggacttttgtagtagatttcattatgtaatctagttgtatatttatgtattacttatgtattgtacgaaactatgcgaatgtatgcaacttattattattaatgaatggaactttgcgttatttaattcttgcacggtgttctatttacgttactgtatgattctgtggtatttgtacctggattgcattacttaataaacatgtgatgtgttgattccatgttggttaccatatactgtattattactatttgaatactggattttgacttgagtcaaaatttttgtttagaacaccatggccaacgaacGATCGACACCTactgcagcccaaatcgaggagatgatcaatgagcgagtcatcgcagctttagcagaaaggacCCTCCAAGATCCACTGCCACcacaccggttattcaacccattcgtaatgggtgcacgtacaaagagttctaaagctgcaaaccccacaacttcagtggaacagaggggccggttggtctcactagatggttcgagaaattagaatctgtgtttcgagttagtaactgctccgaggcgaataaaaccaagtttgcttcatgcactctgtctgacggcgcactaacgtggtggaacacgttggctcaagcaaaaggtattgatgaggcatttgctaccccatgggaggaattcaaaggggccctgattgaagaatattaccctaggaccgagatccagaagatggagattgaatttatgcagttgaaggtcgtgggaaacgatctcgatgggtacaatcgtagatatttggaactagccctgatgtgttctACCATGGTCACCCTGGAATTCAAGCTTATGAagagatatttgtggggacttcctaagtccattaagggaaacgtcacctcgtccaagccacccaatgtcccgaaaGCGATgggcatggcgcatactttaatgaaccaaattatcatcgatgaaccgaagaaggctaagtctgaagcgggtagtagtgagaagcgcaaatgggataacaacaggggaaggacctatgatcaaaacccggcgaaacgacatgagggtttcagaggaaacaacaatggtggaaaccccaaccccaactacaagggaaccttaccacaatgcaagaggtgctacaagcaccatactgggtattgtaacgttgtttgcgaaaagtgccaacggactggacatatcggtaaagactgcaaggtcaccaccctgaatgt
This genomic stretch from Rutidosis leptorrhynchoides isolate AG116_Rl617_1_P2 chromosome 11, CSIRO_AGI_Rlap_v1, whole genome shotgun sequence harbors:
- the LOC139874201 gene encoding protein STABILIZED1, with translation MQAPVAPKNRLEFLNTRPPPNYVAGLGRGATGFTTRSDIGPARAAPDLPDRSAAAVGAAAGPSGVGRGRGKGPGEEEEEEEAEDKGYDENQKFDEFEGNDVGLFASAEYDEEDKEADAVWDEIDKRMDSRRKDRREARLKEEIEKYRASNPKITEQFADLKRKLVTLSAAEWDSIPEIGDYSSRNKKKRFESYVPVPDTLLEKARQEKEHVTALDPKSRAVGGTETPYSQTPDLTAVGEGRGTVLSLKLDRLSDSVSGLTVVDPKGYLTDLKSMKITSDAEISDIKKARLLLKSVIQTNPKHPPGWIAAARLEEVAGKIQVARDLIKKGCDECPKNEDVWIEACRLANPDEARSVIAKGVKAIPNSVKLWMQAAKLEHDVGLKSKVLRKGLENIPDSVRLWKAVVELANEEDAKMLLQRAVECCPLHVELWLALARLEKYDAAKKVLNKAREKLPKEPAIWITAAKLEEANGNVNMVGKIIERGIRALQKEHVEIDREAWMKDAEAAERSGSVATCNAIISNTIGIGVEEEDRKVTWVADAEECKKRGSIETARAIYSHALGVFLTKKSIWLKAAQLEKAHGTRESLDALLRKAVMYTPQAEVLWLMGAKEKWLAGDVPAARKILQEAYAAIPDSEEIWLAAFKLEFENNEPERARMLLAKAREKEGGTERVWMKSAVVERELKNVDEERRLLDEGLRLFPTFFKLWLMLGQLEERLNRLQQAKEVYEMGLKQCANSTPLWLSLASLEERMSGLSKVRAVLTMARKRNPKNPELWLAAVRAESRHGSKKEAESLMAKALQECPNSGILWAASIEMAPRPQRKTKSSDAYKKCEHDPHVIAAIGKLFWLDRKVDKARSWLNRAVTLAPDVGDFWGLLYKFELQYGSEDLQEEILKKCVAAEPKHGEKWQPISKAVENSHEPVESILKKLVVALGKEEKAAEDNKH